One window of the Zygotorulaspora mrakii chromosome 6, complete sequence genome contains the following:
- the FBP1 gene encoding fructose 1,6-bisphosphate 1-phosphatase (similar to Saccharomyces cerevisiae FBP1 (YLR377C); ancestral locus Anc_4.227), which produces MPTATGQPLKEDFDTDIVTLPRFLLESQKCAKNATGDFTLLLSALQFAFKFISQTIRRAELVHLVGLSGSSNSTGDEQKKLDVLGDEIFINAMKSSGNVKVLVSEEQDDLILFPTTTGTYAVCCDPIDGSSNLDAGVSVGTIVSIFKLQPNSTGTINDVLRSGLEMVGACYAMYGSSTHLMLTTGQGVDGFTLDTSIGEFILVYPDLQLPSHRNIYSINEGNSFYWTPLIRSFIEELKKPHEKDNGKPYSARYVGSMVADVHRTFLYGGLFAYPADNKLPNGKLRLLYEAFPMAFLVEQAGGVAVNDEGKRILEIMPNHIHDRTSIWMGSTDEINNYLRHIGKPEL; this is translated from the coding sequence ATGCCAACAGCCACAGGACAACCACTCAAGGAAGATTTCGACACAGATATCGTTACGTTACCAAGATTTCTTCTGGAATCGCAAAAATGTGCAAAAAATGCCACCGGTGATTTCACGTTGCTGCTGAGCGCATTGCAGTTCGCCTTCAAGTTTATATCTCAGACCATAAGAAGGGCAGAACTGGTTCATCTGGTGGGTCTTTCAGGGAGCTCCAACTCGACGGGAGACGAGCAGAAGAAGCTTGACGTCCTAGGTGAtgaaatattcatcaaTGCGATGAAATCAAGTGGTAATGTCAAAGTACTAGTTTCGGAGGAGCAAGATGATCTGATCTTGTTTCCCACGACGACAGGCACATACGCCGTGTGCTGCGACCCTATCGATGGCTCTTCCAATCTGGATGCAGGTGTGTCTGTTGGCACGATTGTGtctattttcaaattgcaGCCAAATTCTACCGGAACGATTAATGACGTGTTGAGATCTGGCCTCGAAATGGTTGGTGCGTGCTATGCGATGTACGGCTCGTCGACACATCTGATGCTAACTACAGGTCAAGGCGTCGACGGGTTCACGCTGGATACAAGCATCGGTGAGTTCATACTTGTCTATCCAGATTTGCAGTTGCCAAGCCACCGAAACATATATTCGATAAATGAAGGCAATTCGTTTTATTGGACTCCGTTGATTCGGTCCTTCATTGAGGAGCTTAAAAAGCCACATGAGAAGGACAACGGCAAACCGTATTCTGCCAGATACGTTGGTTCCATGGTAGCTGATGTCCACCGGACTTTCCTTTACGGTGGTCTATTCGCTTATCCGGCTGATAATAAGTTACCCAACGGCAAGTTGAGACTCCTTTACGAAGCCTTCCCCATGGCGTTCCTTGTCGAACAAGCTGGTGGTGTTGCCGTTAATGATGAGGGTAAGAGAATACTAGAAATTATGCCAAACCATATTCACGATCGGACGTCAATTTGGATGGGTTCCACAGATGAAATTAATAATTACTTAAGGCATATTGGTAAACCTGAGTTATAG
- the SLC1 gene encoding 1-acylglycerol-3-phosphate O-acyltransferase SLC1 (similar to Saccharomyces cerevisiae SLC1 (YDL052C); ancestral locus Anc_4.226), whose product MYLLRGLIYYSRSTLAALVLCAGGLYGTVASILFTLVGKQYLAQWVTARFFYYAMAIVFGIDVKVENEHYLDNKPFIIVANHQSALDIFMLGRVFPKGCTVTAKKSLKYIPFLGWFMALSGTLFLERSNRAKSVAVLNRGLENMKKKKRALWMFAEGTRSYTTELTMLPFKKGAFHLAQQGGIPIVPVVVSNTSTLMNPKWKIFNRGCINVKILKPIPTIDLKKEDIGKFSEDVRDLMVTELKKIGYSTYICDTDVPPEVKLLERRRLENEDSNESDSSEALSSENSAERVTNTIKEFK is encoded by the coding sequence ATGTACTTATTAAGAGGCTTGATTTATTACTCTCGGTCAACTTTAGCAGCGCTTGTTCTTTGCGCTGGAGGATTGTATGGTACAGTGGCATCCATTTTATTCACACTTGTGGGTAAGCAATATTTAGCGCAATGGGTTACAGCGAGATTTTTTTACTATGCAATGGCTATAGTTTTTGGTATTGATGTCAAAGTGGAAAATGAGCATTATTTAGATAATAAGCCATTTATTATTGTTGCCAATCATCAAAGTGCacttgatatttttatgCTGGGTAGAGTTTTTCCAAAAGGGTGTACTGTGACAGCTAAAAAATCGTTGAAATACATACCTTTTTTGGGTTGGTTTATGGCTTTAAGTGGTACATTATTTTTAGAAAGATCAAATAGGGCTAAAAGTGTTGCGGTTTTGAATCGTGGTCTCgagaatatgaaaaaaaagaagagagcGCTATGGATGTTTGCCGAAGGCACAAGATCTTATACAACGGAACTCACAATGTTACCATTTAAAAAGGGTGCGTTCCATTTAGCACAACAAGGTGGTATTCCGATTGTTCCAGTTGTTGTTTCGAACACGAGTACTTTGATGAACCCAAAGTGGAAGATCTTCAATAGAGGTTGCATCAACGTCAAGATTTTGAAGCCAATTCCAACtattgatttgaagaaagaagatatCGGTAAATTTAGTGAGGATGTCAGGGATTTAATGGTAAcggaattgaaaaaaattggttaCTCAACATATATTTGCGATACTGACGTTCCACCAGAGGTTAAGTTACTGGAAAGAAGACGattagaaaatgaagattcTAATGAGAGTGACTCGAGCGAAGCCCTTTCAAGTGAAAACAGCGCAGAGAGAGTTACCAATACGATTAAAGAATTTAAGTAG
- the PSY3 gene encoding Psy3p (similar to Saccharomyces cerevisiae PSY3 (YLR376C); ancestral locus Anc_4.225) codes for MDVLAHCRVYPLSNFYKPVNQFVSLPQNTVKGTLFCKEIAFLHVIEHDFKLSTFKKQLYLNCKSNGNSTILLIDILSAWKEFINSTNDELFVMNSLSIMTMDGLVNFLLHLNESPLYALKRCQKRDSFDKQLSGIIIDNISYFAHDPTSYGLLLKVLKLLRKTFGCWIITISYGLEYYNGVENATSQLYKGGSQTKIPTGYINEMDVVLIRDTDSSARISSSTT; via the exons ATGGATGTTCTGGCTCACTGCCGCGTGTATCCTCTTTCTAAC TTTTACAAACCCGTTAATCAATTCGTTAGTTTGCCGCAAAATACTGTAAAAGGAACTTTGTTCTGCAAGGAAATTGCGTTTCTACATGTGATAGAGCATGATTTTAAGCTTTCCACTTTCAAGAAACAACTATATTTGAATTGCAAGTCGAATGGAAACTCAACAATATTGCTAATCGACATTTTATCTGCGTGGAAAGAGTTTATCAATAGCACAAATGATGAGCTGTTTGTGATGAATTCGCTCTCAATAATGACGATGGATGGCTTAGTAAATTTCCTCCTGCATTTGAACGAATCACCACTTTATGCGTTGAAAAGGTGTCAAAAACGTGATTCGTTTGACAAACAACTCAGCGGTATTATCATTGACAATATATCTTATTTTGCTCACGATCCTACATCGTATGGTTTGCTGCTAAAGGTGCTGAAGCTACTACGCAAAACATTTGGCTGTTGGATTATAACGATAAGTTATGGACTCGAATATTACAATGGTGTAGAAAATGCAACTTCGCAACTTTACAAGGGTGGCTCACAAACGAAAATTCCCACAGGTTATATCAACGAAATGGATGTTGTCTTGATTAGAGATACCGATTCATCTGCAAGAATAAGCTCTTCGACCACCTGA
- the LHP1 gene encoding tRNA maturation protein LHP1 (similar to Saccharomyces cerevisiae LHP1 (YDL051W); ancestral locus Anc_4.224): protein MSSTKESGPETHSRRGSYVAIEFTPEISQQCLKQVEFYFSDFNLPYDKFLRMTAEKNDGWVPITTIATFNRMKRFRPVDKVVESLRSSKKLEVSEDGENVRRIEPFDLEGAKRAKMEQNKRTVAVMNFAHENVTDKIELQDKLEEFFCKFGQINQLRLRKDHTKKFNGTVLIEFKDLKEAEEFLKTYTGESAETLSFETRKLDVFTKKQFDLQREATRSKNFSGSGQKARSFTGHRKNMPKASRRRSSSKKDSKPEIEAPKAEEKPEEINKDE from the coding sequence ATGTCTTCTACTAAAGAATCAGGCCCAGAAACCCACTCAAGACGTGGCTCTTATGTAGCCATCGAGTTTACTCCAGAAATCTCTCAGCAATGTTTGAAACAAGTTGAATtctatttttcagatttcaACCTACCATATGATAAGTTTTTGCGTATGACTGCTGAGAAGAACGACGGCTGGGTTCCAATTACTACCATTGCGACGTTTAATAGAATGAAAAGATTCAGACCAGTGGATAAAGTGGTTGAGTCGTTACGCTCATCCAAAAAGTTAGAAGTTTCAGAAGATGGTGAAAATGTGAGAAGAATTGAACCTTTTGATTTAGAAGGCGCCAAGAGGGCCAAAATGGAACAAAACAAGCGTACGGTAGCTGTTATGAACTTTGCTCATGAGAATGTTACTGATAAGATTGAATTGCAAGATAAATTAGAAGAGTTTTTCTGCAAATTCGGTCAGATCAATCAATTGCGTTTGAGAAAAGATCACACCAAGAAATTCAACGGAACAGTTCTGATTGAATTCAaggatttgaaagaagcaGAGGAATTTCTCAAGACCTATACCGGTGAGAGTGCTGAAACACTGTCATTTGAAACACGTAAACTAGACGTTTTTACAAAGAAGCAATTCGACCTTCAAAGAGAGGCAACCAGATCCAAAAACTTTAGCGGCTCTGGTCAAAAAGCAAGGTCATTTACTGGTCacagaaaaaatatgccAAAGGCTTCTCGTCGCCGTTCCAGTTCCAAAAAGGACTCCAAGCCTGAAATTGAGGCGCCAAAAGCGGAAGAGAAACCAGAAGAGATCAATAAAGACGAATAA
- the KNH1 gene encoding Knh1p (similar to Saccharomyces cerevisiae KNH1 (YDL049C); ancestral locus Anc_4.223), translating to MQALVVVDFCLLIVLLCIPASCDVQIIEPTVGLKFDVSKGSTDIRIKWAVTENDIREEDISCYIFTLMSGPNTNIQVMSSLGTLSASDVKGMEYVFNIKNTVGSNGDYYVQLLAQANDGYSIHYCNRFSLTGMVGENKASSSGEREPPQPELRMNTMDAPIEVDSASFSVPYHLQNGRAKYAPMQQQPLTKITAVSWRRIHETSALTFYSVVRPSPDKVTTITPGVSYVLSTGPNWATAAPMPRANGHWYHPRKKLSLKPRKIIF from the coding sequence ATGCAAGCACTGGTCGTCGTGGACTTCTGTCTCCTGATTGTTCTTTTATGTATTCCAGCAAGTTGTGACGTGCAAATTATAGAGCCCACGGTAGGATTAAAATTCGATGTGTCCAAAGGCTCGACGGATATCAGGATAAAATGGGCTGTCACCGAGAATGATATTCGAGAGGAAGATATCAGTTGTTATATTTTTACTCTGATGTCAGGGCCCAATACAAATATCCAAGTCATGAGTTCTCTGGGTACGCTCTCTGCCAGCGACGTGAAAGGAATGGAATATGTGTTCAACATCAAGAATACAGTCGGTTCGAACGGCGATTATTATGTGCAGCTGCTAGCACAAGCGAATGATGGGTATAGCATCCATTATTGCAATAGGTTTTCGTTAACCGGCATGGTGGGCGAAAATAAGGCAAGCAGTAGTGGTGAGAGAGAACCACCGCAGCCGGAATTAAGAATGAACACCATGGATGCACCAATTGAGGTAGATTCCGCAAGCTTTTCAGTTCCATATCATTTGCAAAACGGCAGAGCAAAATACGCGCCCATGCAACAACAGCCATTGACCAAGATCACGGCCGTGTCCTGGAGAAGGATACATGAAACGAGTGCCCTTACATTTTATTCCGTGGTGAGGCCGTCCCCTGACAAAGTAACTACAATTACTCCTGGTGTATCGTATGTCTTGAGTACGGGTCCAAACTGGGCAACAGCCGCTCCAATGCCACGAGCAAATGGTCATTGGTATCATCCTAGAAAGAAATTATCTCTTAAACCGAGGAAgataattttttaa
- the ERG25 gene encoding methylsterol monooxygenase (similar to Saccharomyces cerevisiae ERG25 (YGR060W); ancestral locus Anc_4.206): MSAVFANQTLVELIRDKSYSETLKNVYTFQPQLSFFEKYWSAWYTYMNNDVLATGLMFFLLHEFMYFFRSLPWFIIDQMPYFRKWKLQPTKIPSVKEQWHCFKSVILSHFLVEAIPIWTFHPMCVKLGISVEVPFPSIKRMALEIGLFFILEDMWHYWAHRLFHYGIFYKYIHKQHHRYAAPFGLSAEYAHPAETMSLGFGTVGMPILYVMYTGKLHLFTLCVWITCRLFQAVDSHSGYDFPWSLNKFLPFWAGAEHHDLHHHYFIGNYASSFRWWDFCLDTEAGPEAKAAREERMKIKAESNAKKSN, from the coding sequence ATGTCTGCAGTTTTCGCTAATCAGACGCTTGTTGAATTGATTCGTGACAAAAGTTACTCAGAGACATTGAAGAATGTTTACACCTTTCAACCTCAATTGAGCTTCTTCGAGAAGTACTGGTCTGCATGGTACACCTATATGAACAATGATGTGTTGGCTACTGGTCTAATGTTTTTCCTACTGCATGAGTTCATGTATTTCTTTAGATCGCTGCCATGGTTCATCATTGACCAGATGCCatatttcagaaaatgGAAGCTGCAACCAACCAAGATTCCAAGCGTCAAGGAACAATGGCACTGTTTCAAGTCCGTTATCCTTTCACACTTCCTGGTCGAGGCCATTCCAATTTGGACTTTTCACCCAATGTGTGTAAAATTGGGTATCTCGGTTGAAGTGCCATTCCCATCGATCAAGAGAATGGCTTTAGAAATTGGGCTTTTCTTTATCCTAGAAGACATGTGGCATTACTGGGCACACAGGCTATTCCATTACGGTATCTTTTACAAATACATTCACAAGCAACATCACAGATATGCAGCACCATTTGGTTTATCAGCAGAATATGCTCATCCAGCAGAAACGATGTCGTTGGGTTTTGGTACAGTCGGTATGCCAATTCTTTACGTGATGTACACCGGCAAGTTGCATTTATTCACTCTCTGTGTCTGGATCACATGCAGATTATTCCAGGCTGTTGACTCTCATTCCGGTTATGATTTCCCATGGTCCCTAAATAAGTTTCTGCCATTCTGGGCCGGTGCTGAGCATCATGATTTGCATCACCATTATTTCATCGGTAACTACGCATCATCATTCAGATGGTGGGATTTCTGTTTAGACACAGAGGCAGGTCCAGAAGCTAAGGCAGCAAGGGAAGAAAGAATGAAGATTAAAGCTGAAAGCAATGCCAAGAAATCCAAttga
- the ADE6 gene encoding phosphoribosylformylglycinamidine synthase (similar to Saccharomyces cerevisiae ADE6 (YGR061C); ancestral locus Anc_4.207), which produces MSVKILVGPNALSPFRVDNLTKGIEEYTNSTSIITEVRSCYVHYIDTKVSELSEKDLKLLEVLLTYDTALDLETDALSKSLYDYVKQDTAGSNTGENTYLIRIVPRSGTISPWSSKATNISTVSGLDDKVERIERGLALLIKTVPGFPLLENLNDVSLQSVFDRMTQELYLDLPPTSDDLFTHESPKPLVHIPLVSESLKLSPRDALNKANTELGLALDKGEIEYLVRAFVEILKRDPTDVELFMFAQVNSEHCRHKIFNADWTIDGLKKNMTLFQMIRNTHKLTPDYTLSAYSDNAAVLDTENDAYFFTPDPKTKKWTSIKESVPMLIKVETHNHPTAVSPFPGASTGSGGEIRDEGATGRGSKTKCGLSGFSVSDLLIPGHKQPWELDIGKPSHIASALDIMIEAPLGSAAFNNEFGRPCINGYFRTLTTKVKNATGKEEIRGFHKPVMIAGGFGSIRPQFVLKDKPITPGSQLIVLGGQSMLIGLGGGAASSIAAGEGSAELDFASVQRGNPEMERRCQQVIDGCVALGENSPIQSIHDVGAGGLSNALPELVHDNNLGAKFNIRKVLSLEPGMSPMEIWCNESQERYVLGVSPKDLSVFEEICKRERAPYAVVGVATAEQRLIVDDPLLNTTPIDLDMSILFGKPPKMSRETVTENLQLSAADLSVIPSIEDAVERVLKLPAVGSKSFLITIGDRTVTGLIDRDQFVGPWQVPVADVGVVATSLGDSVISSGEAMAMGEKPVNALISAAASAKLAVAESLLNLFAADVKSLKHVKLSANWMSPASHPGEGSKLYEAVQALGMDLCPDLGVAIPVGKDSMSMKMKWDDKEVTAPLTLDITAFAPVHHTSRTWAPLLNKKLDDSVLVLVDLAALNKTVSLGGSALLQVYKQVGDSSPTVTDNTVLKGFLEALIELHKTDIVAAYHDRSDGGLLVTLLEMVFASRCGLTAVIDATEERALASLFNEELGAVFQISQYRLEEFKSILAKYGVSNGYVSVVGRPDFDSQIVKVVDNEGKKLYTNTRGYLQQLWSSTSFEMQKLRDNPKTSSEEFHALKDDRDPGLHFSLTYNPTDDLQIGAQLSNVRPNVAILREQGVNGQMEMAWCFQQAGFNSIDVTMTDLLEGRVHLDNFVGFAACGGFSYGDVLGAGAGWAKSVLYHEGVRSQFVKFFQERTDTFAFGACNGCQFLSRLKDIIPGCENWPSFERNVSEQYEGRVSMVQVIQDSSTESVFLNGMAGSKLPIAVAHGEGRAKFINKEQEQAFEEQSLCGIKYIDNYGNATQAYPFNPNGSQSAIAGIKSPNGRVLAMMPHPERVCRLEANSWYPAEQFEEWGGYGPWIRLFRSARRWVS; this is translated from the coding sequence ATGTCTGTGAAGATACTTGTGGGCCCTAATGCATTGTCCCCATTTAGAGTTGATAACTTGACGaaaggaattgaagaatATACCAACAGCACTTCCATCATCACCGAGGTGCGTTCTTGTTATGTTCATTATATTGATACTAAAGTATCAGAGTTATCTGAAAAGGATTTGAAACTACTCGAAGTTTTGCTAACCTACGACACTGCTCTTGATTTGGAAACTGATGCATTGTCGAAGTCGTTGTATGATTATGTCAAGCAGGACACAGCAGGTTCCAACACTGGTGAAAATACTTACTTAATAAGAATTGTGCCAAGATCAGGTACTATCTCACCTTGGTCCTCTAAGGCCACCAATATCAGTACTGTTTCTGGGTTGGATGACAAGGTTGAACGAATTGAAAGAGGTCTAGCTTTGCTGATAAAAACCGTACCAGGTTTCCCACTATTAGAGAATCTAAATGATGTGTCATTACAATCTGTGTTTGATAGAATGACCCAGGAATTGTATTTGGATCTACCCCCAACTTCAGACGATCTTTTCACGCATGAATCTCCAAAGCCGCTTGTTCACATTCCATTGGTATctgaatctttgaaattaaGCCCAAGAGATGCTTTAAACAAGGCCAACACAGAGCTAGGTTTGGCTTTAGATAAAGGTGAAATTGAGTACTTGGTTAGGGCTTTTgtagaaattttgaaaagagatcCAACCGATGTCGAATTATTCATGTTTGCTCAAGTTAACTCGGAACATTGTCGtcataaaattttcaatgctgACTGGACTATTGATggattgaagaaaaatatgacCTTATTTCAGATGATTAGAAATACTCACAAATTGACCCCAGATTACACTTTAAGTGCCTATTCTGATAATGCGGCTGTTTTGGATACCGAAAACGATGCCTATTTTTTTACACCAGATCCAAAAACCAAGAAATGGACTTCAATCAAAGAGTCAGTTCCAATGTTGATCAAAGTTGAAACGCACAATCACCCAACTGCCGTTTCTCCGTTCCCCGGTGCATCCACAGGTTCAGGTGGTGAAATCAGAGATGAAGGTGCAACTGGCAGAGGTTCTAAAACCAAATGTGGTTTGAGCGGATTTTCTGTTAGTGATCTATTAATTCCAGGTCACAAACAGCCATGGGAACTTGATATTGGAAAGCCTTCGCATATTGCATCTGCTCTAGATATTATGATTGAAGCACCATTGGGTTCAGCTGCTTTTAACAATGAATTTGGTAGGCCCTGTATTAACGGCTATTTTAGAACTTTGACAACTAAAGTGAAGAATGCCACAGGGAAGGAAGAAATCAGAGGATTTCACAAACCTGTTATGATTGCTGGTGGTTTCGGTTCTATTAGACCTCAgtttgttttgaaagataagCCTATCACACCAGGATCCCAATTGATCGTTTTGGGTGGGCAATCTATGTTGATTGGTCTGGGTGGTGGCGCTGCATCTTCTATTGCAGCTGGTGAAGGCTCTGCTGAACTAGATTTTGCCTCTGTTCAAAGAGGAAATCCTGAAATGGAACGCCGTTGTCAACAAGTTATCGACGGTTGTGTTGCTCTTGGCGAAAATAGTCCAATTCAATCTATTCATGACGTTGGTGCTGGTGGTCTCTCCAATGCATTACCAGAACTGGTTCATGATAATAATTTGGGTGCTAAGTTCAACATAAGAAAGGTATTATCTTTGGAACCTGGTATGTCTCCTATGGAAATTTGGTGTAACGAATCTCAGGAACGTTATGTTCTTGGTGTCTCTCCAAAAGATCTTTCCGTGTTTGAAGAGATATGTAAGAGAGAAAGGGCACCATACGCAGTTGTTGGTGTTGCAACAGCTGAGCAAAGATTAATTGTTGACGATCCTTTGCTGAATACGACTCCAATAGACCTCGATATGTCCattttatttggaaaaccACCAAAAATGTCCAGGGAAACCGTTACAGAAAACTTGCAACTATCGGCAGCTGATTTGAGCGTAATTCCATCAATTGAAGATGCCGTTGAAAGAGTCTTAAAATTACCTGCTGTAGGttccaaatcttttttgattacaATTGGTGACAGAACTGTTACTGGTTTAATTGACAGAGATCAATTTGTCGGCCCATGGCAAGTCCCAGTTGCGGACGTCGGTGTTGTCGCAACTTCTTTGGGTGATTCGGTTATTTCTTCTGGTGAAGCAATGGCCATGGGTGAAAAACCTGTCAACGCCCTAATTTCTGCTGCTGCCTCAGCAAAATTGGCTGTAGCTGaatctcttttgaatttgtttgCTGCTGATGTTAAGTCTTTGAAGCATGTGAAACTGTCAGCAAACTGGATGTCCCCAGCTTCCCACCCAGGTGAGGGATCTAAGTTATACGAAGCGGTGCAAGCTTTAGGTATGGACCTATGCCCTGATTTGGGAGTCGCAATTCCGGTCGGTAAGGACTCCATgtcgatgaagatgaagtGGGATGATAAAGAAGTTACTGCTCCTTTAACCCTGGACATCACTGCATTTGCCCCTGTTCATCATACGAGTAGGACTTGGGCACCTTTATTGAACAAGAAGCTTGACGACTCAGTTTTGGTACTTGTCGATCTTGCAGCTTTGAACAAAACTGTCAGCTTGGGTGGTTCTGCTTTGTTGCAAGTCTATAAGCAAGTTGGTGACAGCTCGCCAACCGTCACAGATAACACTGTTCTGAAAGGCTTCTTAGAAGCTCTTATTGAGTTACATAAGACAGACATTGTCGCAGCATACCACGATAGATCAGATGGTGGTTTGTTAGTCACCCTGTTGGAAATGGTGTTTGCCTCGAGATGTGGTTTAACTGCTGTTATAGATGCCACTGAAGAGAGGGCACTCGCTTCATTGTTCAACGAGGAGTTGGGTGCTGTTTTCCAGATATCTCAATATAGATTAGAAGAGTTCAAATCAATTCTTGCCAAATACGGTGTTTCAAATGGATATGTTTCTGTTGTTGGTAGGCCAGACTTCGATTCTCAAATCGTTAAAGTTGTCGACAATGAAGGTAAAAAGCTGTATACTAACACTAGAGGATACTTGCAACAGTTGTGGAGCTCTACCTCCTTTGAGATGCAAAAATTGAGAGATAATCCAAAAACTTCTAGCGAGGAATTTCACgctttgaaagatgataGAGACCCCGGTTTGCACTTCTCCTTGACTTACAACCCAACGGATGACTTGCAAATTGGTGCTCAACTTTCTAATGTTAGACCAAACGTTGCTATTCTGAGAGAACAGGGTGTTAACGGTCAAATGGAAATGGCTTGGTGTTTTCAACAAGCTGGTTTCAATTCCATCGATGTTACTATGACAGATCTATTGGAGGGCAGAGTTCACTTGGATAACTTTGTAGGCTTTGCTGCATGTGGTGGTTTCTCATATGGTGATGTTCTAGGTGCTGGTGCTGGATGGGCAAAATCTGTCTTATATCACGAAGGTGTCCGTTCTCAATTTGTTAAATTCTTCCAAGAAAGAACAGATACGTTTGCATTTGGTGCTTGTAATGGTTGTCAATTCCTAAGCAGATTAAAGGATATAATTCCTGGCTGTGAAAACTGGCCAAGTTTCGAAAGAAATGTAAGTGAACAATATGAGGGACGTGTTAGTATGGTTCAAGTAATCCAGGATTCTTCTACTGAAAGTGTTTTCTTGAATGGTATGGCAGGTTCAAAATTACCTATCGCTGTCGCACATGGTGAAGGTAGGgcaaaatttatcaataaaGAACAGGAGCAAGCATTTGAAGAGCAAAGTTTATGCGGTATTAAATATATTGACAACTACGGTAATGCCACCCAAGCCTATCCATTTAATCCTAACGGCTCACAGAGTGCCATTGCCGGTATCAAATCACCAAATGGTAGAGTTTTGGCAATGATGCCTCATCCTGAAAGAGTTTGTAGATTGGAGGCTAATTCATGGTACCCAGCCgaacaatttgaagaatggGGCGGTTATGGACCATGGATTAGACTCTTCAGATCAGCAAGAAGATGGGTTAGCTAA
- a CDS encoding uncharacterized protein (similar to Saccharomyces cerevisiae YLR363W-A; ancestral locus Anc_4.208) translates to MPQKALKTSKKVKDPRRITKRQKNLRKGAPLQIKSKKKSLLHLKKLNRTASLTESTEKLIASKVGHLEVLKGTRRELAKEKNK, encoded by the coding sequence ATGCCACAAAAAGCTCTTAAGACTAGCAAGAAGGTTAAGGACCCACGTCGTATTacaaaaagacaaaagaaTTTACGTAAAGGTGCACCATTACAGAttaaatcaaagaaaaaatcactTCTAcatctaaaaaaattgaacagAACAGCGTCCTTAACTGAATCTACTGAAAAGCTTATAGCAAGTAAAGTTGGCCATTTGGAAGTTCTGAAGGGGACAAGGAGAGAATTggcaaaggaaaaaaacaaatga